One Proteinivorax tanatarense DNA segment encodes these proteins:
- a CDS encoding AbiJ-NTD4 domain-containing protein, translated as MKLYSERHGIRAPLEKTYSINRDMYSLILDCCKRYQKNLTHIFTLNCHHDFTDSNYVAFDEKGFITRIKIRIPSLFRDEYDRICTPAYDDEYDQYALLDLIEFFAQNIKDISERWNNEKYRNYQTIDCLNSSDIFKNFQEAINEIFTESGLLYELTDEKIIERIVENSPLTTEIESNFAAVHEVGTRELLKDAVALYKTPNSAARQDSVEKIWDALERLKTYYTTLDKKHSSEKIVNDMANGNDDFADLFNNEFKMLTDIGNKYRIRHHETNKIDITNVRYYDYLFNRCLSLIALAIQYLR; from the coding sequence ATGAAATTATATTCTGAAAGGCATGGTATAAGAGCACCACTGGAAAAGACATATTCTATTAACAGAGATATGTATTCATTAATTTTAGATTGCTGTAAAAGGTATCAAAAAAACTTAACACATATTTTCACTCTAAACTGTCATCATGACTTTACAGATAGTAATTATGTTGCATTTGATGAAAAAGGATTTATAACTAGAATTAAAATAAGAATCCCGTCTCTTTTTCGGGATGAGTATGATAGGATTTGCACGCCAGCATATGACGATGAATATGATCAGTATGCACTTTTAGACCTCATTGAGTTCTTTGCACAAAATATTAAGGATATCTCTGAACGATGGAATAATGAGAAATACCGAAACTACCAAACGATAGACTGTCTTAATTCTTCAGATATATTTAAAAATTTCCAAGAGGCAATAAATGAAATATTTACTGAGTCGGGATTACTTTATGAACTAACTGATGAAAAGATTATAGAAAGAATTGTTGAGAACAGCCCACTTACAACGGAAATTGAAAGCAATTTTGCAGCAGTACATGAAGTAGGAACAAGAGAGTTGTTGAAAGATGCTGTTGCATTATATAAGACACCAAATTCTGCAGCACGACAAGATTCAGTGGAAAAGATATGGGATGCGTTAGAACGTCTAAAAACTTACTATACAACATTAGATAAGAAACATTCATCAGAAAAAATAGTAAATGATATGGCTAATGGAAATGATGATTTTGCCGATTTGTTTAATAATGAATTTAAGATGTTGACGGACATTGGAAATAAATATCGCATACGGCATCATGAAACTAATAAGATTGATATTACTAATGTCCGTTATTACGACTATCTTTTCAATCGTTGTTTATCACT
- a CDS encoding histidine phosphatase family protein, producing MLRLILLRHGQSEGDITGRHEGRADFPLTDLGKKQAQLVANYLSIYYGIDEIYCSPLKRAKETANILGKKIMNQPIEEKELMEINNGDLAGLTFEEAEKKFPPPESEKIYRALPNGESIIDFRARIEAFWHKFKDENLQPNRQKTICIVAHGGTISMLYKTILELPINTHTKFPTADTGFHLLEITPKDIIILKANCLEHLYLNNEG from the coding sequence ATGTTAAGATTAATTCTTTTAAGACATGGACAGTCAGAAGGGGATATAACCGGTAGGCATGAAGGAAGAGCTGATTTTCCACTTACTGATTTGGGAAAAAAACAAGCACAGCTTGTAGCAAACTATTTGTCTATATACTATGGAATTGATGAAATATACTGTAGTCCTTTAAAAAGAGCTAAGGAAACCGCCAATATTTTGGGCAAAAAAATTATGAATCAACCTATAGAAGAAAAAGAGCTTATGGAAATAAATAATGGGGACTTAGCTGGCCTTACTTTTGAAGAAGCGGAAAAGAAATTTCCTCCACCTGAGAGTGAAAAAATTTATCGAGCTTTACCTAACGGCGAATCTATAATAGATTTTAGAGCTAGAATAGAAGCATTTTGGCATAAATTTAAAGATGAAAACCTCCAGCCTAACAGGCAGAAGACAATTTGTATCGTCGCCCATGGAGGAACTATATCAATGTTATATAAAACAATTTTGGAGCTACCCATAAATACACATACTAAGTTTCCCACGGCAGATACTGGATTCCACCTGTTGGAAATTACTCCGAAAGACATAATTATATTAAAAGCAAATTGTCTGGAACATTTGTATCTCAACAATGAAGGATAA
- a CDS encoding sensor domain-containing diguanylate cyclase, whose product MNSHYTAEYLKKAEELAEIGVWEFDHNKGTSQISNQVYNILGLKRQKFNDIFYLIKIYFASQKHGIIRKLLNKETTETKDCYKAIYKDNGKKMKLGIKFQYDIKKNVTFGIIQDLTLFKLKEEQLIKSLKIKDAMLEISHAIVEIENTEELFDFILSKITSAIDKTDLASVLLLDEKNNLKISASKGYKKEQVNDFEIKLQDAFIWQKTDGNIHETVIMNNLKEDLPTQYHTILDNNMGITPKSSMCGPVFVDNKLCGFINIECEENDIFDDVDWSLMEYVRKQLSIAISKRKLHEKTVYLSRYDELTGVYNRRYFEDLIKKRMESSALFSLVLFDLNRLKEVNDTYGHLAGDAVIKKFAYLLNSILESDDFVARFGGDEFIVFFSNRDKSEVIKKIKILKKRVQEPIDFEGNFLKIGFCYGISNYPEEALDYHKLVKISDANMYHSKRQLYDLKKEGEGRC is encoded by the coding sequence ATGAATTCTCATTATACTGCAGAGTATTTAAAAAAAGCAGAAGAACTTGCAGAAATTGGCGTTTGGGAGTTTGACCATAACAAAGGTACTAGTCAGATATCAAATCAAGTATATAATATATTAGGTCTTAAAAGGCAAAAATTTAATGATATTTTCTATCTTATTAAAATTTATTTTGCTTCCCAGAAACATGGTATCATCCGCAAGCTTTTAAACAAAGAAACTACCGAAACAAAAGACTGCTATAAAGCAATTTACAAAGATAACGGTAAAAAAATGAAACTAGGTATAAAATTTCAGTACGATATCAAAAAGAATGTAACCTTTGGCATAATCCAAGACTTAACATTATTTAAACTAAAAGAAGAACAACTAATAAAATCGCTAAAAATAAAAGATGCTATGCTTGAAATAAGTCATGCTATAGTGGAAATAGAAAATACAGAAGAGCTGTTTGATTTTATATTAAGCAAAATCACCAGTGCTATCGATAAAACTGATTTAGCATCTGTGTTACTTTTAGACGAAAAAAATAATTTAAAAATTAGTGCAAGTAAAGGTTATAAAAAAGAGCAAGTTAATGATTTTGAAATTAAGTTACAAGATGCTTTTATTTGGCAGAAAACAGATGGGAACATACATGAAACTGTTATAATGAATAATTTAAAAGAAGACCTTCCTACTCAGTACCATACGATTTTAGACAATAACATGGGAATAACCCCTAAATCCTCTATGTGTGGCCCTGTTTTTGTAGATAATAAGTTATGTGGATTTATAAATATAGAGTGTGAAGAAAATGACATTTTTGATGATGTAGATTGGAGCCTGATGGAGTATGTCCGAAAACAGCTGTCGATAGCTATAAGTAAGCGTAAGTTACACGAAAAAACTGTATATTTAAGTCGATATGATGAATTAACAGGGGTTTATAATAGAAGGTATTTTGAGGATTTAATCAAAAAAAGGATGGAAAGCAGTGCACTTTTTTCCTTGGTGTTATTTGATTTAAATCGACTAAAGGAAGTAAATGACACGTATGGACACTTGGCCGGCGATGCTGTAATAAAAAAATTTGCATATCTATTAAATAGTATACTAGAATCAGATGATTTTGTTGCAAGATTTGGAGGAGATGAATTTATTGTATTTTTCTCTAATAGAGATAAGTCAGAGGTGATAAAAAAAATTAAAATATTAAAAAAGAGAGTACAAGAGCCAATTGACTTTGAGGGTAATTTTCTAAAAATAGGTTTCTGTTATGGGATATCAAATTACCCAGAAGAAGCTTTAGATTATCATAAGCTAGTGAAAATTTCTGATGCAAATATGTACCATAGTAAACGTCAGCTATACGACTTAAAAAAAGAGGGGGAGGGACGATGTTAA
- a CDS encoding alpha/beta fold hydrolase: MPKININGNNIYYKVKGNPESENTVIFLNGIMASVSSWFYQTTEFEKLGFKILLHDFKGQMMSDKPKGPYALAQHSRDAIELMEKLKIKKAHLVGTSYGGEVAMRMAIDYPEWVESISVINSASELDETLTLFVRGWKEAAKRKNGEKLFWTMVPTLYHNNYIVSNRKALKNKATAMSRVSDEFLEGQLNLYEAFERDVDITAELNKIKCPALVICGEDDILKPRKFSKKIAEQIPNSEYVVIPDSGHVTILEKPNVINSLTIGFIMKNNYSS, from the coding sequence ATGCCAAAGATTAATATTAACGGGAATAACATATATTACAAAGTTAAAGGCAATCCTGAATCTGAAAATACAGTGATTTTTTTAAATGGAATTATGGCTTCTGTCAGTAGCTGGTTTTACCAAACTACAGAGTTTGAAAAGCTGGGCTTTAAAATTTTGCTTCATGATTTTAAAGGCCAAATGATGTCAGATAAACCCAAAGGACCCTATGCCCTGGCTCAGCATTCAAGGGATGCTATAGAGCTCATGGAAAAATTAAAAATTAAAAAAGCCCATCTTGTTGGAACTTCTTATGGAGGGGAAGTCGCTATGAGGATGGCCATTGATTATCCCGAATGGGTAGAAAGTATTTCAGTTATTAATTCTGCAAGTGAACTTGATGAAACATTAACACTTTTTGTAAGAGGATGGAAAGAAGCAGCTAAGCGGAAAAATGGAGAAAAATTATTTTGGACTATGGTTCCCACTTTATATCATAATAATTATATTGTTTCCAACCGTAAGGCATTAAAGAACAAAGCTACAGCAATGTCGAGAGTCTCTGATGAATTTTTAGAAGGACAGCTGAATCTTTATGAAGCCTTTGAACGAGATGTGGATATAACAGCGGAGTTAAATAAAATTAAATGCCCTGCTTTAGTTATATGTGGAGAAGATGATATATTAAAGCCTAGGAAGTTTTCTAAAAAAATAGCAGAGCAAATACCAAATTCTGAGTATGTGGTTATACCTGATAGTGGACATGTTACTATACTTGAAAAACCTAATGTCATTAACAGCTTAACAATTGGTTTTATTATGAAAAACAATTATTCTTCTTGA
- a CDS encoding YgaP-like transmembrane domain — MELNFRRNIGDTERIMRAGLGLILFVAGALNLFNLHLFLAYFLMIAGLVNLTEGIFRY; from the coding sequence GTGGAATTAAACTTTAGAAGAAATATTGGAGATACAGAGAGGATAATGAGAGCTGGCTTGGGTTTAATTTTATTTGTCGCAGGGGCTTTAAACTTATTTAACCTTCATTTATTTTTAGCTTACTTTTTAATGATAGCTGGGTTAGTAAATTTAACGGAAGGAATATTTAGATATTGA
- the rlmD gene encoding 23S rRNA (uracil(1939)-C(5))-methyltransferase RlmD: protein MSKLLTGKKYTATIEDITHKGEGVGKIDGFTVFVPQGLPEDKVEIEIISIKKNYGRGLIQKIINPSPHRIKPNCPTYEKCGGCNLQHTDYSYQLKLKQKLVKDALERIGGFQSVTVHQTLTAGDKKYRNKVQSPVGIVDGKTVAGFYKPKSHEIVPLENCHIQHPKSNEVLDSISRKLHELNIPTYNEKTGKGIVRHIVTKVGFNTDELMVIIVVTKEDFHRKKELVDSIKRLKVVDTLVFNINSKKTNVVMGRKNITMFGNGHITEKVTGIQYKISPLSFFQVNPKGMEILYGKTLEYANLTGKEKVLDAYCGIGSISLFLAQQAKEVLGVEIVPQAIEDAKENAKINGIKNAHFKVGKAEEVIVDEAKKGEKYDVVVVDPPRKGCDEKLLEAIQKISPQRIVYVSCNPSTLARDLKHLCQEGKYEIKQVQPVDMFPHSGHVECVCLLNKVD from the coding sequence ATGTCAAAGTTGCTAACAGGCAAAAAATATACAGCCACCATTGAAGATATTACTCATAAAGGAGAAGGCGTGGGAAAAATAGATGGTTTTACGGTTTTTGTGCCCCAAGGCCTTCCTGAAGATAAGGTGGAAATAGAAATAATTAGCATAAAGAAAAATTACGGACGAGGCTTAATTCAAAAAATTATAAATCCATCACCTCATAGAATAAAACCAAATTGTCCAACTTATGAAAAATGCGGTGGTTGCAATCTTCAGCATACTGATTATTCATATCAGCTTAAGCTTAAACAAAAGCTAGTAAAAGATGCATTAGAAAGAATAGGTGGTTTTCAAAGTGTAACCGTGCATCAAACTCTAACTGCTGGAGATAAAAAATATCGCAACAAAGTTCAATCTCCGGTAGGTATAGTTGATGGTAAAACAGTGGCAGGCTTTTATAAACCGAAAAGTCACGAAATAGTGCCGTTGGAAAACTGCCACATTCAGCACCCTAAAAGTAATGAAGTGCTCGACTCAATTTCTAGAAAGCTCCATGAGCTTAACATACCTACATACAACGAAAAGACAGGTAAAGGCATAGTTCGTCACATAGTGACTAAAGTAGGTTTTAACACCGACGAACTAATGGTGATAATAGTAGTTACAAAAGAGGATTTTCATAGAAAGAAAGAGCTTGTTGATAGTATTAAAAGGTTAAAAGTGGTAGATACCTTAGTTTTTAATATAAACTCTAAAAAAACCAACGTCGTTATGGGACGCAAGAACATAACGATGTTTGGAAATGGACATATAACAGAAAAAGTAACTGGCATACAGTATAAAATATCGCCGTTATCATTTTTTCAGGTTAATCCTAAGGGAATGGAAATCCTTTATGGAAAAACCTTAGAGTACGCTAACCTCACCGGCAAAGAAAAAGTGTTAGACGCATACTGCGGCATAGGCAGCATCTCACTATTTTTAGCCCAGCAAGCAAAAGAGGTGTTAGGAGTGGAAATAGTGCCACAAGCCATAGAAGATGCAAAGGAAAATGCAAAAATAAACGGCATAAAAAATGCCCACTTTAAAGTAGGAAAAGCGGAAGAAGTTATAGTGGATGAAGCTAAAAAAGGAGAAAAATATGATGTGGTAGTAGTAGACCCACCAAGAAAAGGGTGCGATGAAAAGCTGTTAGAGGCAATACAAAAGATATCACCGCAAAGGATAGTTTACGTATCCTGCAATCCCTCAACCTTAGCTAGAGATTTAAAGCATCTATGCCAGGAAGGGAAGTATGAGATAAAGCAAGTTCAACCAGTGGACATGTTCCCTCACAGCGGACATGTGGAGTGCGTCTGTCTGCTGAACAAGGTTGATTAA
- a CDS encoding group II intron maturase-specific domain-containing protein, which yields MDSRLTELNYYTVGWVNYFAVAKTTKKISMLEMWVRRRLRACIWKQCRKVKTKGKNLMKLGLPKYKAWEFANTRKGYWRISNSPILNTTLNNKYLENLGYKSISNRYHLMHNS from the coding sequence ATGGACTCTAGATTAACGGAATTAAACTACTACACCGTAGGTTGGGTCAATTATTTTGCAGTTGCTAAAACTACAAAGAAAATCTCTATGCTAGAAATGTGGGTTAGACGCAGGCTGAGAGCATGTATCTGGAAACAGTGTAGAAAGGTTAAAACCAAAGGTAAGAACCTTATGAAACTGGGACTACCAAAATATAAGGCATGGGAATTTGCTAATACGAGAAAAGGCTATTGGAGAATATCCAACAGCCCAATTTTAAATACAACTCTAAATAATAAATATCTTGAGAATCTAGGATACAAAAGCATATCTAATAGATATCATCTAATGCATAATTCTTAA
- a CDS encoding cation diffusion facilitator family transporter — protein MTKEKSALLAILASIFLVILKLSVGLSANSVSIISDALHSFMDVMASTMTFFAIRFAQKPPDKCHNFGHGKIEDLAAVIQSILILLVSITIIRQACIRIIEQNYITDTTLGIIVMLISILIHSLVVWNMLTVAKRENSIALRANGLHLLTDIITSGGVVVGLIIIHFTGIKILDPIIAMVVAIIIIKTGLSIGRDSLRSLLDSSLNQEDIQKVKKIIDSYSPPVVEHHKLRTRKMGGEKQMDVHIVFPKTMSIKKAHDISNNIQKEIQNNFKEAKIVIHLEPNK, from the coding sequence GTGACTAAGGAGAAATCTGCTTTACTAGCCATTCTAGCTAGTATTTTTCTAGTAATATTAAAGCTTTCTGTAGGTCTATCTGCTAACTCGGTTAGCATTATATCTGATGCATTACATTCTTTTATGGATGTTATGGCTTCTACCATGACCTTCTTTGCTATACGTTTTGCTCAAAAGCCACCAGACAAGTGTCATAATTTTGGCCATGGTAAAATTGAGGATTTAGCTGCAGTTATACAAAGTATCCTTATTTTGTTAGTTTCTATAACTATTATTAGGCAGGCGTGTATTAGAATTATTGAACAAAACTATATTACTGATACTACTTTAGGTATAATTGTTATGTTAATATCTATACTAATACATTCTTTAGTAGTTTGGAACATGTTAACCGTTGCAAAAAGGGAAAATTCCATAGCTCTACGGGCAAATGGACTCCATTTGCTAACGGATATTATCACCTCAGGGGGAGTAGTGGTGGGTTTAATCATTATTCACTTTACAGGAATTAAAATTTTGGATCCTATTATAGCTATGGTGGTAGCCATAATTATAATAAAAACTGGCCTGTCTATAGGTCGAGACTCACTAAGGAGTTTGCTGGATAGCTCCTTAAACCAAGAGGATATTCAAAAAGTTAAAAAAATCATCGATAGTTATTCACCACCAGTTGTAGAGCACCATAAGCTTAGAACCAGAAAGATGGGCGGTGAAAAACAAATGGATGTCCACATAGTTTTTCCTAAAACTATGAGTATTAAAAAAGCCCATGATATCAGTAATAATATACAAAAAGAAATTCAAAATAACTTTAAAGAAGCAAAAATTGTAATTCATTTAGAGCCAAATAAATAG